From one Catellatospora sp. IY07-71 genomic stretch:
- a CDS encoding peptidase domain-containing ABC transporter, giving the protein MRRLLASWWRRIRGVPVVLQMAEADCGAACLTMVLRRHGLPATLSGVRDDIGVGRDGVSAWAVIDAATRHGLTAKAYRATPQAVTQVPLPAIAHWEHDHFVVVERVGRRGARIVDPALGRRLITPDDLATSLGATVIALTPGEPASAPSRPVRIPVRQRLRRARAAVGRFLPALGAVFAVSLLLQLLGLALPLATTVAFDEIMPARETSLMPYLAIGIGALVLTQFAVAHLRSMMLVNLQTRVDRELMTRLFGHLLRLPYAFFQQRSSGDLMQRLSSSILLRELVTAQVLTAVIDGGLVTVYFAVLATRDSEFALLAGGIGLAQVLAVAVVNSRLIRLSHRQLNVQAEAESALMEALSGIATVKSMGVERQVYDGWLTRYDAALRVDRAQNRLSSTVGNVTAAVGLAGPLALLWLGTARMFEGGMSLGEMLGLQALAMSFLVPLSSLVSSAQVLQSVVSHLQRLRDVFAARPETGDGEALETPRLRGAIQVRGVGFRYDAQSPYVLRDVSFDILPGQKIAVVGASGCGKSTLAMLLTGLYRPTEGEISFDGVPQARIAPQALRRQFGVVLQESYLFRDSIRRNVALADPSATAERIRAAAAIAGIDADIDAMPMGYDTRVAERGQALSGGQRQRLSIARAVVGDPAVLLLDEATSHLDVATERRVDQAISALRCTRVVIAHRLSTVRNADKIIVLADGRIAEQGSHDELLAARGVYAELVASQLDDSTTPAEGEQPCLQPTR; this is encoded by the coding sequence ATGAGACGACTGCTGGCGAGCTGGTGGCGGCGCATCCGCGGCGTGCCCGTGGTGCTGCAGATGGCCGAGGCCGACTGCGGCGCCGCCTGCCTGACCATGGTGCTACGCCGCCACGGCCTGCCCGCGACCCTGTCCGGCGTACGCGACGACATCGGCGTCGGCCGCGACGGCGTCAGCGCCTGGGCCGTCATCGACGCCGCCACCCGCCACGGCCTGACCGCCAAGGCCTACCGGGCCACCCCGCAGGCCGTCACGCAGGTGCCGCTGCCCGCGATCGCGCACTGGGAGCACGATCACTTCGTGGTCGTCGAGCGTGTCGGGCGGCGCGGCGCGCGCATCGTCGACCCCGCGCTCGGCCGCAGGCTCATCACCCCCGACGATCTCGCCACGAGCCTCGGCGCGACCGTCATCGCCCTCACCCCCGGCGAGCCCGCGAGCGCACCGTCCCGGCCGGTCCGGATCCCGGTGCGGCAGCGGTTGCGACGTGCCCGCGCTGCGGTCGGCCGGTTCCTGCCCGCGCTCGGGGCCGTGTTCGCCGTGTCGCTGCTGCTGCAGCTGCTCGGGCTGGCGCTGCCGCTGGCCACCACCGTCGCGTTCGACGAGATCATGCCCGCCCGCGAGACGTCGCTGATGCCGTACCTGGCGATCGGCATCGGCGCGCTGGTGCTCACCCAGTTCGCGGTCGCGCACCTGCGGTCGATGATGCTGGTGAACCTGCAGACCCGCGTCGACCGGGAGCTGATGACCCGGCTGTTCGGGCACCTGCTGCGGCTGCCGTACGCGTTCTTCCAGCAGCGCTCCAGCGGCGACCTGATGCAGCGGCTGTCCAGCAGCATCCTGCTGCGCGAGCTGGTCACCGCGCAGGTGCTCACCGCCGTCATCGACGGCGGTCTGGTCACCGTCTACTTCGCCGTGCTGGCCACGCGTGACAGTGAGTTCGCGCTGCTGGCGGGAGGCATCGGCCTGGCGCAGGTGCTGGCCGTCGCGGTGGTCAACAGCCGGCTCATCCGGCTCAGCCACCGCCAGCTCAACGTGCAGGCCGAGGCCGAGAGCGCGCTGATGGAGGCGCTGTCGGGCATCGCGACCGTCAAGTCCATGGGCGTCGAGCGGCAGGTCTACGACGGCTGGCTGACCCGCTACGACGCGGCGCTGCGGGTCGACCGGGCACAGAACCGGCTGTCGTCCACCGTCGGCAACGTCACCGCCGCGGTCGGGCTGGCCGGGCCGCTGGCCCTGCTGTGGCTGGGCACCGCCCGGATGTTCGAGGGCGGCATGAGCCTGGGGGAGATGCTCGGCCTGCAGGCCCTGGCCATGTCGTTCCTGGTGCCGCTGTCGTCGCTGGTGTCCAGCGCCCAGGTGCTGCAGTCGGTCGTCTCGCACCTGCAGCGGCTGCGCGACGTGTTCGCCGCCCGCCCCGAGACCGGCGACGGCGAGGCCCTCGAAACACCCCGGCTGCGCGGTGCGATCCAGGTCCGCGGGGTCGGCTTCCGCTACGACGCGCAGAGCCCGTACGTGCTGCGCGACGTCTCGTTCGACATCCTGCCCGGGCAGAAGATCGCCGTGGTGGGCGCGTCCGGCTGCGGCAAGAGCACCCTGGCCATGCTGCTGACCGGCCTGTACCGGCCGACCGAAGGCGAGATCAGCTTCGACGGCGTGCCGCAGGCGCGGATCGCGCCGCAGGCCCTGCGCCGCCAGTTCGGCGTGGTGCTGCAGGAGAGCTACCTGTTCCGCGACTCGATCCGCCGCAACGTCGCGCTGGCCGACCCGAGCGCGACCGCCGAACGGATCCGCGCCGCCGCCGCCATCGCCGGCATCGACGCCGACATCGACGCCATGCCGATGGGCTACGACACCCGCGTCGCCGAGCGCGGCCAGGCCCTGTCCGGCGGGCAGCGCCAGCGGCTGTCCATCGCCCGCGCCGTCGTCGGCGATCCGGCGGTGCTGCTGCTCGACGAGGCCACCAGCCACCTCGACGTCGCCACCGAACGCCGCGTCGACCAGGCGATCTCCGCTCTGCGCTGCACCCGCGTGGTCATCGCGCACCGGCTGAGCACCGTACGCAACGCCGACAAGATCATCGTCCTGGCCGACGGCCGCATCGCCGAGCAGGGCAGCCACGACGAGCTGCTGGCCGCCCGCGGCGTCTACGCCGAGCTGGTCGCCAGCCAGCTCGACGACTCCACCACCCCCGCCGAAGGAGAGCAGCCGTGTCTGCAGCCCACCCGGTGA
- a CDS encoding type 2 lanthipeptide synthetase LanM family protein, with the protein MALHAALNLRERLALPAPGTGGAASDRARWRLTRWRELDAFTGTALWTERLAADRLDEPALLRLLDDTPDDLRHRAGGDPGWITALRRRYAGPGADLPIEAATDRPMAAAAVVAAPLVAHATRQVTEHARRLAAATPGAPFDPDTVAAATVPGLLDELVVQLSRAAVLELNIARLHEQQAPAGPAERFHTFFARLREPAAALAFLTAYPVLARQVLGTADRWAARTCELLDRLAADAALLRHTFTGGAPLGVLTAADETGDPHHGGRRVLLARFSGGVTIVYKPRDVTVEARYADLVDWLNERGADLRACAVVPRAGYGWAEFVPADTSTGDAAAYARRRGGLLALLYALGATDFHDENLVTHGGHPVPIDLETLFTPAVTERRSAVADSVLGVGALPTGDAVAAGRACGCTRWVGVGTDLMRLELAPAHSHAVAGPGVDLAAYTEDVVHGFRVTYALLRAARGVLAADDGPLAAFAADEIRVVLRPTRTYRRLAEAALHTDHLRDGLDRDRLLDWLWSGVAQLPPLRDFVAAERSDLDAGDVPRFTARAGATSLGTGTGDPVPDVLVRSGLAEARRRLRGLGDTDLARQVWLIRAAYAAQADGAGAPHAAVRWQLPDLAVQLGEPAREDTPESALPKVRRRALDAAAAIGDRIVELSDHDGWFALTPAGIGWRVGRAADHLYDGTAGIALFLAWLGAQTGEGRFADAADRAAGRLATRIAQRAVAGTSIGAFTGWSGLSYCYGHLAALGHRSAHTTADLIITRLDALVGTGTVLDVVDGAAGCVLALLSAGHDTDRVLPLASRAADLLLQPPPGGPRLGGFSHGTAGQAAALAAMWHATGQQRYLDGALAALQHDRSLFDPARGNWADLREPGRFSLTWCHGAPGVGLSRLRIRAALGIHPDSAPSVPAGTPDGEHDRLTAEIATAVRTTLAGGFGRNHSLCHGDLGNLDLLLAAGEPDRTVAAVAAAILDDGRTYGWRAANPTGHPSPELMTGLSGVGYGLLRLAAPETVPALLMLAPPAPTTTWSKP; encoded by the coding sequence ATGGCCCTGCATGCCGCACTCAACCTGCGCGAACGGCTGGCGCTGCCCGCCCCCGGCACCGGCGGTGCGGCCTCCGACCGCGCCCGCTGGCGGCTGACCCGTTGGCGCGAGCTGGACGCGTTCACCGGCACCGCCCTGTGGACCGAACGCCTCGCCGCCGACCGCCTCGACGAGCCGGCGCTGCTCCGGCTGCTCGACGACACCCCCGACGACCTGCGCCACCGCGCCGGCGGGGACCCCGGCTGGATCACCGCCCTGCGCCGCCGCTACGCCGGGCCGGGGGCCGACCTGCCGATCGAGGCCGCCACGGACCGGCCGATGGCGGCCGCCGCGGTGGTCGCCGCGCCCCTCGTCGCCCACGCCACCCGGCAGGTCACCGAGCACGCCCGGCGCCTGGCCGCCGCCACGCCCGGCGCCCCGTTCGACCCGGACACCGTCGCCGCGGCGACCGTGCCCGGCCTGCTGGACGAGCTGGTCGTGCAGCTGAGCCGGGCGGCCGTGCTCGAACTGAACATCGCGCGGCTGCACGAGCAGCAGGCGCCCGCCGGCCCGGCCGAACGCTTCCACACGTTCTTCGCGCGCCTGCGCGAGCCGGCCGCGGCACTGGCGTTCCTGACGGCGTACCCCGTGCTGGCCCGCCAGGTGCTGGGCACGGCCGACCGCTGGGCCGCACGCACCTGCGAGCTGCTCGACCGGCTGGCCGCCGACGCCGCCCTGCTGCGGCACACCTTCACCGGCGGCGCCCCGCTCGGCGTGCTCACCGCCGCCGACGAGACCGGCGACCCGCATCACGGCGGGCGGCGCGTGCTGCTCGCCCGGTTCAGCGGCGGAGTCACCATCGTGTACAAGCCACGCGATGTCACCGTCGAAGCGCGCTACGCCGACCTCGTGGACTGGCTCAACGAGCGCGGCGCGGACCTGCGCGCCTGCGCCGTGGTGCCCCGGGCGGGCTACGGCTGGGCCGAGTTCGTCCCGGCGGACACGTCCACCGGCGACGCCGCGGCGTACGCCCGCCGCCGGGGCGGCCTGCTCGCGCTGCTGTACGCGCTCGGCGCCACCGACTTCCACGACGAGAACCTGGTCACCCACGGCGGGCACCCCGTGCCGATCGACCTGGAGACGCTGTTCACGCCTGCCGTGACCGAGCGGCGCAGCGCCGTCGCGGACTCGGTGCTCGGCGTGGGCGCCCTGCCCACCGGCGACGCCGTGGCCGCCGGGCGCGCCTGCGGCTGCACGCGGTGGGTCGGCGTCGGCACCGACCTGATGCGGCTGGAACTCGCCCCCGCGCACAGCCACGCCGTCGCGGGACCCGGCGTCGACCTCGCCGCGTACACCGAAGACGTCGTGCACGGCTTCCGGGTGACCTACGCGCTGCTGCGCGCAGCGCGCGGCGTGCTGGCAGCCGACGACGGCCCGCTGGCCGCGTTCGCCGCCGACGAGATCCGGGTGGTGCTGCGGCCCACCCGCACCTACCGCAGGCTCGCCGAGGCGGCCCTGCACACCGACCACCTGCGCGACGGCCTGGACCGCGATCGGCTGCTCGACTGGCTGTGGAGCGGGGTGGCCCAGCTGCCGCCGCTACGCGACTTCGTCGCCGCCGAACGGTCCGATCTCGACGCCGGGGACGTGCCGCGGTTCACGGCCCGCGCCGGTGCCACCTCGCTGGGCACCGGGACGGGCGACCCGGTGCCGGACGTGCTGGTGCGCAGCGGGCTGGCCGAAGCACGGCGGCGGCTGCGCGGGCTGGGCGACACCGACCTGGCCCGCCAGGTCTGGCTGATCCGCGCCGCGTACGCCGCCCAGGCCGACGGCGCGGGCGCACCGCACGCCGCCGTACGCTGGCAGCTGCCCGACCTCGCCGTCCAGCTCGGGGAACCGGCCCGGGAGGACACGCCCGAATCGGCGCTGCCGAAGGTCCGGCGGCGCGCGCTCGACGCCGCCGCCGCGATCGGCGACCGGATCGTCGAGCTGTCCGACCACGACGGCTGGTTCGCCCTCACCCCGGCAGGCATCGGCTGGCGGGTGGGCCGGGCCGCCGACCACCTCTACGACGGCACCGCCGGCATCGCGCTGTTCCTGGCCTGGCTTGGCGCGCAGACCGGCGAGGGCCGGTTCGCCGACGCGGCCGACCGCGCCGCCGGACGGCTGGCCACGAGGATCGCCCAGCGGGCGGTCGCCGGTACGTCGATCGGTGCGTTCACCGGCTGGAGCGGCCTGTCCTACTGCTACGGCCACCTCGCCGCCCTCGGCCACCGGTCCGCCCACACGACCGCCGACCTGATCATCACCCGGCTGGACGCTCTCGTCGGCACCGGGACCGTCCTCGACGTCGTGGACGGCGCCGCAGGCTGCGTACTGGCGCTGCTCTCGGCCGGGCACGACACGGACCGGGTGCTTCCCCTGGCGAGCAGGGCCGCGGACCTGCTCCTGCAGCCGCCGCCCGGCGGGCCGCGCCTCGGTGGCTTCTCCCACGGCACCGCGGGCCAGGCCGCCGCCCTGGCGGCGATGTGGCACGCCACCGGGCAGCAGCGCTACCTCGACGGCGCGCTGGCCGCCCTGCAACACGACCGCAGCCTCTTCGACCCGGCCCGCGGCAACTGGGCGGACCTGCGCGAACCCGGCCGGTTCAGCCTCACCTGGTGCCACGGCGCCCCCGGCGTCGGGCTGTCCCGGCTGCGCATCCGCGCCGCGCTCGGCATCCACCCCGACTCTGCTCCGTCCGTTCCGGCCGGTACGCCGGACGGCGAACACGACCGGCTCACCGCCGAGATCGCCACCGCGGTGCGCACGACGCTGGCCGGCGGATTCGGGCGCAACCACTCGCTGTGCCACGGCGACCTGGGCAACCTCGACCTGCTGCTGGCCGCGGGCGAGCCGGACCGGACCGTGGCCGCCGTGGCCGCGGCGATCCTCGACGACGGCCGGACCTACGGCTGGCGCGCGGCCAACCCGACCGGCCACCCCTCGCCCGAACTCATGACCGGCCTGTCCGGCGTCGGCTACGGCCTGCTGCGCCTGGCCGCGCCCGAGACGGTGCCCGCACTGCTGATGCTCGCGCCCCCGGCCCCGACCACGACCTGGAGCAAGCCATGA
- a CDS encoding mersacidin/lichenicidin family type 2 lantibiotic → MSISDVVRNWTDEFHRATSPELSQAAHPAGLVEMSRDELQTVAGGAAIDGHTSMCCHCVC, encoded by the coding sequence ATGTCGATCAGCGACGTCGTCCGCAACTGGACCGACGAGTTCCACCGCGCCACCTCGCCCGAGCTGTCGCAGGCCGCGCACCCGGCCGGCCTGGTCGAGATGAGCCGCGACGAGCTGCAGACCGTCGCCGGCGGCGCGGCCATCGACGGCCACACCAGCATGTGCTGCCACTGCGTGTGCTGA